One window of Sphingobacteriales bacterium genomic DNA carries:
- a CDS encoding SusC/RagA family TonB-linked outer membrane protein: MKKIFLLILFATIASGQLFAQRMITGQVTDANTGDPMIGVNVLIEGTTTGTVTDLDGKYSLQVPSGSNALTFSFVGYEPQSVSLSGSSNVVDVALKEGEVLDEVVVTALGITKAQKAVGYATQELDGGNFVKAREPNLINSLSGQVAGVQINNSSGAVGASSRIVLRGASSITGTSSPLFVVDGIPIDNTNYSTAGDGGGFDMPNGVADINPDDIASITVLKGPNAAALYGLRASNGVIVITTKKGTAGGKRGFGVSFNSSTTFEKPLVLPDFQNSYGQGPDPNFFEWYNGSTDDGGVDESWGPPLDVGLEFTQWNSYAHDGKPLPWVSQPDNIKDFYDTGVTNNNNISFTGGNNLLGYRLSLGTMNQKGIVPNTDYTRYNVSGGTDFNISSRVKAGLTINYTKSKSDNLPTGGYDNENPVQQMIWSGRNVDFSLLKDYENLPLSPVGTAAEGTPLNWNTVFQNNPYWVLDNNLNKLNKDRIIGNVNFSYKITDFLTLSAKTGTDYWSSLVTEQKAIGSNEFQEGYYREISRTYTETNSDVLLSFNKRVANDIVELSASIGANRMDRKYHILTGEAPQLELPNLYNLANIKSGVPVVLTNKREENRINSVYGFAQIGIKDAIYLDLTGRNDWASVLPVDNNSFFYPSATLSVVVTDLLDMNSDILSFAKVRGGWAKVGGVGVLNPYSLQQVFQFREDGWGNTSLPFNPQQLNNPNLISETTSGIELGADLRFFKNRLRIDATYYNQTSEDLIVPVEVSASSGYIFALQNIGEMSNKGVELQLGATIVKTKDFTFDASINWAKNNNEVVSLGGLEALTLGGQWNVTLQAREGMPYGVLFGPGYLRSPDGQIIHVNGLPQVDPTYKVLGDIQPDWTGGLNLNFKYKFVSLSTLFDAKKGGSIYSMTTTWGRYAGVLQETLIGRETGIVGDGVMNIGASDSPNYVTNDVVVRAESYNKAAYSNAVAEGSVFDASFVKLRQVVLTFDLPNKWFDRNIFQGASIGFVGRNLAILHRNAPHIDPETGFSSNTSEQGQEFGQLPSTRSVGFNLNFNF, encoded by the coding sequence ATGAAAAAGATTTTTTTACTCATCCTGTTTGCAACAATTGCATCAGGGCAGTTATTTGCCCAACGCATGATTACAGGACAAGTAACGGATGCCAATACGGGCGACCCTATGATAGGGGTGAACGTTTTGATTGAAGGGACTACAACAGGAACTGTTACTGACCTTGATGGAAAGTATAGTTTGCAAGTCCCCTCAGGCAGCAATGCGCTGACATTCTCTTTTGTAGGCTACGAACCTCAATCCGTTTCACTAAGCGGTTCTTCCAATGTAGTGGATGTTGCCTTAAAAGAAGGAGAAGTGCTTGATGAGGTGGTAGTTACTGCATTGGGCATCACTAAAGCTCAAAAAGCAGTAGGCTATGCTACTCAGGAGTTAGATGGAGGAAATTTTGTTAAGGCAAGAGAGCCTAACTTGATTAACTCTTTAAGCGGACAAGTTGCAGGTGTGCAAATTAACAACAGTTCAGGGGCAGTAGGTGCATCTTCACGAATTGTACTTCGAGGAGCATCTTCTATCACCGGAACAAGTTCACCTCTGTTTGTTGTGGATGGAATCCCAATTGACAACACCAACTACAGTACAGCAGGAGATGGCGGTGGATTTGATATGCCTAATGGCGTAGCAGATATTAACCCCGATGATATTGCTTCAATTACTGTTCTCAAAGGTCCTAATGCTGCTGCTTTGTATGGTTTACGTGCTTCTAACGGAGTTATCGTTATTACAACCAAAAAAGGAACAGCCGGAGGTAAAAGAGGGTTTGGGGTTTCATTTAACTCTTCTACTACTTTTGAAAAACCTTTGGTTTTGCCAGATTTTCAAAACTCTTACGGGCAAGGCCCCGATCCAAATTTCTTTGAATGGTATAACGGATCTACGGATGACGGAGGAGTGGATGAAAGTTGGGGTCCCCCGTTAGATGTCGGTTTGGAGTTTACTCAATGGAACAGCTATGCACATGACGGAAAACCACTGCCTTGGGTTTCTCAACCTGATAACATTAAAGACTTCTACGACACAGGAGTAACCAACAACAACAATATCTCATTTACTGGGGGTAATAATTTGTTGGGATATCGTCTTTCATTAGGAACCATGAATCAAAAAGGTATAGTTCCAAATACCGATTATACAAGGTATAATGTGTCAGGAGGAACAGATTTTAACATTTCCAGCAGAGTTAAAGCGGGTCTTACTATAAACTATACAAAGTCAAAAAGTGATAACTTACCTACTGGAGGTTATGACAACGAAAATCCTGTTCAACAAATGATTTGGTCAGGAAGAAATGTTGACTTTTCATTGTTAAAAGATTATGAGAACTTGCCATTATCTCCTGTAGGAACAGCAGCTGAAGGCACACCACTAAACTGGAATACTGTATTTCAGAATAACCCATATTGGGTTTTGGACAACAACCTGAATAAACTCAACAAAGACAGAATTATAGGAAATGTTAATTTTTCTTATAAAATTACAGACTTCCTGACTTTGTCGGCTAAAACAGGGACAGATTATTGGTCATCTTTAGTTACTGAACAAAAAGCAATTGGAAGTAACGAGTTTCAGGAAGGTTACTATCGGGAAATTTCCCGAACCTACACTGAAACCAACTCTGATGTTTTGCTTAGTTTTAACAAACGTGTAGCCAATGATATAGTAGAATTGAGTGCTAGTATAGGTGCTAACCGAATGGATAGAAAATATCATATTCTTACAGGAGAAGCTCCTCAATTAGAGTTGCCAAATCTATACAATCTTGCTAACATTAAATCTGGAGTTCCCGTAGTTCTTACCAATAAAAGAGAAGAAAACAGAATCAATAGCGTTTACGGTTTTGCTCAAATCGGGATTAAAGATGCCATTTATTTAGATTTAACAGGGCGTAACGATTGGGCAAGTGTGTTACCGGTTGATAATAATTCTTTCTTCTATCCATCAGCAACCCTTAGCGTTGTTGTTACGGACTTGTTGGATATGAATTCTGACATACTTTCTTTTGCCAAAGTACGAGGTGGCTGGGCTAAAGTTGGTGGTGTTGGGGTACTTAATCCTTACAGTTTACAACAGGTCTTTCAATTTAGAGAAGATGGATGGGGTAACACTTCACTTCCTTTCAACCCTCAACAGCTCAATAATCCAAATTTGATTTCTGAAACAACTTCGGGAATTGAGCTTGGAGCCGATTTACGCTTCTTTAAAAATAGATTGCGTATAGATGCAACTTATTATAACCAAACCAGTGAGGATTTGATTGTTCCGGTTGAGGTTTCAGCAAGTTCAGGTTATATTTTTGCTCTTCAGAACATTGGTGAAATGTCTAACAAAGGCGTTGAACTTCAATTGGGTGCAACCATCGTTAAAACCAAAGATTTCACATTTGATGCCTCAATCAATTGGGCAAAAAACAATAACGAAGTGGTTTCATTGGGTGGTTTGGAAGCCCTTACATTGGGAGGTCAATGGAACGTTACCTTACAAGCCCGTGAAGGGATGCCTTACGGTGTGTTATTTGGTCCCGGTTATCTCAGATCTCCTGACGGACAGATTATTCACGTAAACGGTTTGCCTCAAGTTGATCCTACTTATAAAGTATTAGGAGATATTCAACCTGATTGGACAGGCGGGTTAAATCTTAATTTCAAATACAAATTTGTCAGCTTAAGTACATTGTTTGATGCTAAAAAAGGCGGTTCAATATATTCAATGACAACTACCTGGGGACGTTATGCCGGTGTTTTACAAGAAACTTTAATCGGTCGTGAAACAGGTATTGTAGGAGATGGGGTAATGAATATCGGGGCTTCAGATTCTCCGAATTATGTTACCAATGACGTAGTTGTTCGTGCTGAAAGCTACAACAAAGCAGCTTATAGTAACGCAGTAGCTGAAGGTTCGGTTTTTGATGCTTCATTTGTCAAGTTGCGTCAGGTAGTATTGACGTTTGATTTGCCTAATAAATGGTTTGACAGAAATATATTCCAAGGCGCATCAATTGGTTTTGTAGGACGAAACCTTGCTATTTTGCACCGCAATGCACCGCATATTGACCCGGAAACCGGCTTTAGCAGCAATACGAGTGAACAAGGTCAGGAATTTGGACAATTACCTTCAACAAGAAGTGTTGGGTTTAACCTTAACTTTAACTTCTAA
- a CDS encoding SusD/RagB family nutrient-binding outer membrane lipoprotein, with product MKNITLIFALAVGLIFFMGCDKDFEEINSNPNDPVAVPSGLLIADVVFNAGNSLYSTFVGGDMGSCWAQHWGKVQYNDEERYQPRGSVIETLIWKTYFEDVISDAKTMQTLAEEEGNDNMKGVALVMQAYGFSVLTDMFGEIPFSEAIRADEGIFSPKYDTQEEVYNGILALLDEADASFSADGGDINSNSDILYHGDYSKWQKFANSLKFRCLMRISGKVNVATQLQALMSRPMFDSNSDEAKLMYLANDPSANPIYETIVFGNRAEFKVNEVMVDMMADLNDPRLPVYAQPNTDGEYRGKPAGIENVPNEDYNYNNVSPVGSFYLQPTAAGFFLSHSELKFLMAEAAHKGLISGSADSYYQQGVSASFAANGLSQAAADAYLAQGTVAYTSATGLQKIAEQNWLGLYCQGVEAWTEWRRTGYPALEPAIEAVIDEIPSRYTYPAIEQSVNKANYDAAVSRQGSDLLTTKVWWMN from the coding sequence ATGAAAAACATAACATTAATATTTGCGTTAGCAGTAGGATTAATTTTCTTTATGGGTTGTGATAAAGATTTTGAAGAAATCAATTCCAACCCCAATGATCCTGTTGCAGTACCATCCGGACTTTTAATTGCTGATGTTGTTTTTAATGCCGGAAACTCCCTTTATAGCACCTTTGTTGGTGGTGACATGGGTTCTTGTTGGGCACAACATTGGGGGAAGGTGCAGTATAATGATGAAGAACGTTATCAACCTCGTGGTAGTGTAATCGAAACTTTAATCTGGAAAACCTACTTCGAAGACGTTATTTCAGATGCAAAGACTATGCAGACTTTAGCTGAAGAAGAAGGAAATGACAACATGAAAGGGGTGGCTTTGGTTATGCAAGCCTATGGATTTTCAGTGTTAACCGATATGTTTGGTGAAATACCTTTTTCTGAAGCAATTAGAGCAGATGAAGGGATATTTTCTCCTAAATATGACACTCAGGAAGAGGTTTACAATGGGATTTTAGCCTTATTGGACGAAGCAGATGCTTCTTTTTCTGCTGACGGGGGCGATATCAACTCTAATTCTGACATTTTGTATCACGGAGATTACTCCAAATGGCAGAAATTTGCCAATTCCCTGAAATTCCGTTGTTTAATGAGAATTTCCGGCAAAGTAAATGTTGCTACTCAGCTTCAGGCTTTAATGAGCCGTCCGATGTTTGATTCAAACAGTGATGAGGCTAAATTAATGTATTTGGCTAATGACCCGAGTGCTAATCCTATCTACGAAACAATCGTATTTGGAAACAGAGCTGAATTTAAAGTAAATGAAGTCATGGTAGATATGATGGCCGATTTAAATGACCCACGTTTACCAGTTTACGCACAACCAAATACAGATGGTGAATATCGCGGAAAACCCGCAGGCATTGAAAATGTACCCAACGAAGATTACAATTACAATAATGTATCTCCTGTTGGCTCGTTTTACCTCCAACCTACAGCTGCCGGATTTTTCTTATCACATTCAGAATTAAAATTTTTGATGGCTGAAGCAGCCCATAAAGGACTTATTTCCGGCAGTGCTGATTCGTATTATCAGCAAGGTGTTAGTGCTTCTTTTGCTGCTAACGGATTAAGTCAGGCTGCTGCAGATGCTTATTTAGCCCAAGGTACTGTGGCTTATACTTCGGCTACCGGACTACAAAAAATTGCTGAGCAAAATTGGCTGGGTTTGTATTGTCAAGGTGTAGAAGCTTGGACAGAATGGAGAAGAACCGGATATCCGGCGTTGGAACCTGCTATCGAAGCTGTTATTGACGAAATTCCGTCACGTTATACCTATCCTGCAATTGAACAATCTGTCAATAAGGCAAATTATGATGCAGCTGTTTCTCGTCAAGGTTCTGACTTGTTAACTACCAAGGTTTGGTGGATGAACTAA
- a CDS encoding DUF58 domain-containing protein produces MIKSIYIGQFFITGLVSIGLLFLFAYFFPLLLPFVKILFYAFCLLSILDVFLLYKNGPCLYVQRSLSDKFSNGDLNEVKIIIESKYPFDVWLKIIDEIPVQFQERNIQFEVKIAPGESKVIIYRLRPNKRGEYLFENINVFVQSAISLVNRRYSFALNKKVAVYPSFIQMHKYELLAISNRLHEVGIKKIRRLGHNIEFEQIREYVSGDDFRTINWKATARKNDLMINQYQDEKSQEVYCIIDKGRCMKMPFNQMSLLDYAINAALVISNIAIKKGDKAGLISFSNNIETIIKAGNRGRQMLDLSERLYHEETLFLESDYEKLFVSIRRKLNRRSLLLLFSNFETLSALKRQLPNLRRIAHQHLLVVIFFENTELEQLLTSPVKTIEQVYLKTIAEKFAFEKKLIVKELLSYGIYSILTSPELLTVNTINKYLELKARGLI; encoded by the coding sequence ATGATTAAAAGCATATACATTGGACAATTTTTTATCACAGGTTTAGTAAGTATCGGACTTTTATTTTTATTTGCTTACTTTTTTCCGCTTTTGTTGCCTTTTGTTAAAATATTGTTTTATGCATTTTGCTTGCTATCAATTTTAGATGTTTTTTTGCTCTATAAGAATGGGCCGTGTTTATATGTACAACGTAGTCTTTCAGATAAATTTTCAAATGGCGACTTAAATGAGGTTAAAATTATTATTGAAAGCAAATACCCATTTGATGTTTGGTTAAAAATTATAGATGAAATTCCTGTTCAATTTCAGGAACGCAATATACAGTTTGAAGTAAAAATTGCGCCCGGAGAAAGCAAGGTAATTATTTACCGGCTTCGCCCAAACAAACGTGGAGAATACCTTTTTGAAAACATAAATGTTTTTGTGCAATCTGCAATTAGTTTGGTTAATAGACGGTATTCTTTTGCTTTAAATAAAAAAGTGGCAGTTTATCCTTCTTTTATTCAAATGCACAAATATGAACTTCTCGCGATATCAAATCGCTTGCATGAAGTTGGCATAAAAAAAATTAGAAGATTAGGGCACAATATTGAATTTGAACAAATTCGCGAATATGTTTCAGGAGATGATTTCAGAACTATAAACTGGAAAGCTACAGCCCGAAAAAACGATTTAATGATTAATCAATATCAGGATGAAAAGTCACAGGAAGTTTATTGCATAATTGATAAAGGGCGATGTATGAAAATGCCTTTCAATCAAATGAGTTTATTGGATTATGCAATTAATGCTGCTTTGGTAATATCTAATATTGCGATTAAAAAAGGAGATAAAGCAGGATTAATCAGTTTTTCAAATAATATTGAAACAATCATTAAAGCCGGTAACAGGGGAAGACAAATGTTAGATTTATCTGAAAGGCTATATCATGAGGAAACTCTGTTTTTGGAGTCTGATTATGAAAAGCTTTTTGTCAGCATCCGAAGAAAATTAAACAGGCGTAGTTTATTATTGCTTTTTTCTAATTTCGAAACTTTATCTGCTTTAAAAAGACAACTGCCAAATTTAAGACGAATAGCCCATCAACATCTATTGGTAGTCATTTTTTTCGAAAACACCGAACTCGAACAATTATTGACTTCACCGGTAAAAACAATCGAACAGGTCTATCTAAAAACAATCGCAGAAAAATTTGCTTTTGAGAAAAAATTGATCGTTAAAGAACTTCTCAGTTATGGTATATACAGTATTCTTACCTCGCCTGAACTATTAACTGTCAATACGATTAATAAATATCTCGAATTGAAAGCAAGAGGGTTAATTTGA
- a CDS encoding RNA pseudouridine synthase, with the protein MIPDIILDDEFIIVVNKPAGLLAISPPQDGKEKSRPPVTLSSLVKQYLTKHTNKTGSLYLELIAAPDTETSGIALFSKNIKATQKLKSDIQKLKISFEYWALTTNRPKLESGSLVHFLRYAYVKDIMQVFTTHQPNSLKSVLRYEMLAALGNSNLLVLQTSTNHKQQIRAQLARIGTPVRGDKKYGDTKTASAKITYVHLRKITFNHPESNQPLVLSTKIDEKDQLWKTFLHFED; encoded by the coding sequence ATGATTCCTGATATAATTCTCGATGATGAATTTATTATTGTTGTCAATAAGCCTGCAGGTTTGTTGGCAATTTCTCCCCCGCAAGATGGAAAAGAAAAAAGTCGGCCGCCTGTTACTTTAAGCAGTTTGGTTAAACAATATTTAACTAAACATACTAATAAAACAGGAAGCCTGTATTTAGAATTAATTGCCGCTCCCGATACAGAAACAAGCGGAATTGCTTTATTTTCCAAAAACATCAAAGCAACCCAAAAACTTAAATCAGACATTCAAAAGCTCAAAATTTCATTTGAGTATTGGGCACTAACGACCAACAGACCAAAACTTGAATCAGGAAGTTTAGTACATTTTCTGCGTTACGCTTATGTTAAAGACATCATGCAGGTATTTACAACACATCAGCCAAATTCTTTAAAATCGGTGTTGAGATATGAAATGTTAGCAGCACTTGGAAACAGCAATCTTTTGGTTTTACAAACCTCAACGAACCATAAACAACAAATAAGGGCGCAATTAGCAAGGATTGGAACTCCGGTTAGAGGGGATAAAAAATATGGAGATACCAAAACAGCCTCTGCAAAAATCACCTATGTTCATTTGCGAAAAATAACTTTTAATCATCCGGAATCAAATCAACCTTTAGTCCTATCAACAAAAATTGATGAAAAGGATCAGTTATGGAAAACATTTTTGCATTTTGAAGATTGA
- a CDS encoding bifunctional 3,4-dihydroxy-2-butanone-4-phosphate synthase/GTP cyclohydrolase II, which yields MLNTIEEAIEDIKKGKLVIVVDDEDRENEGDFITAARNVTPEIINFMATYGRGLICAPIAEERCDELGLELMVNSNTATHETPFTVSIDLIGHGCTTGISAHDRAKTIKALIDPNTKPEDLGKPGHIFPLRAKSGGVLRRTGHTEATIDLARLAGFEPAGVLVEIMNEDGSMARLPQLLEVAKRFNLKIIAIKDLIAYRLQKECLVHREVSVKLPTKYGSFDLHAYTEVHNGNVHLALTKGQWEENEPILVRVHSSCLTGDVLGSLKCDCGDQLHSAMQKIEQEGKGAILYMNQEGRGIGLLNKLKAYKLQENGQDTVEANLALGFKMDQRDYGIGAQILRDLNISKLRLMTNNPKKRIGLIGYGLEIVENISIEVCPNPHNEGYLLTKRDKMGHEILKDLHPAL from the coding sequence ATGCTCAACACCATTGAAGAAGCTATTGAAGACATTAAAAAAGGTAAATTAGTCATAGTAGTTGACGATGAAGACCGCGAGAATGAAGGGGATTTTATCACAGCGGCAAGAAATGTTACCCCCGAAATTATCAATTTTATGGCAACCTATGGCAGAGGCTTAATTTGTGCCCCGATCGCTGAAGAACGTTGCGATGAATTGGGTTTAGAATTGATGGTCAATTCGAACACTGCCACCCACGAAACCCCCTTTACAGTATCAATTGACCTCATTGGGCATGGTTGTACAACAGGCATTTCGGCACATGACCGGGCAAAAACTATCAAAGCATTAATTGACCCCAACACCAAACCGGAAGATTTAGGTAAACCGGGACATATTTTTCCGCTAAGAGCAAAAAGCGGTGGGGTTTTGCGCCGAACCGGTCATACAGAAGCAACGATTGACCTGGCCAGACTTGCCGGCTTTGAACCTGCAGGAGTGTTGGTAGAAATAATGAATGAAGATGGAAGTATGGCCAGGCTTCCGCAATTGCTTGAAGTAGCTAAGCGATTTAATCTCAAAATCATTGCAATTAAAGACCTGATAGCATACAGGCTGCAAAAAGAATGTTTGGTGCATAGGGAGGTTTCGGTAAAACTACCTACAAAATATGGCAGCTTTGATCTCCATGCCTATACTGAAGTTCACAATGGCAATGTTCATTTAGCATTAACAAAAGGACAATGGGAAGAAAACGAACCCATTTTAGTCCGTGTTCATTCTTCTTGTCTGACAGGCGATGTTCTTGGTTCATTAAAGTGTGATTGCGGAGATCAACTTCACAGCGCAATGCAAAAAATTGAACAGGAAGGAAAAGGAGCTATATTATATATGAATCAGGAAGGCAGGGGAATTGGTCTATTAAACAAATTAAAAGCCTATAAACTGCAAGAAAACGGACAAGATACCGTAGAAGCTAACCTCGCATTGGGTTTTAAAATGGACCAACGCGATTATGGTATTGGGGCTCAGATTTTACGAGACCTGAACATTTCAAAATTGAGGTTAATGACCAACAATCCCAAAAAAAGAATTGGGTTGATTGGCTACGGATTAGAAATTGTTGAAAACATTTCCATAGAAGTTTGTCCAAATCCTCATAACGAAGGCTATCTCTTGACAAAAAGAGATAAAATGGGACATGAAATATTAAAAGACTTACATCCGGCCCTTTAA
- a CDS encoding glycosyltransferase — MLLLLQILFWVSAAAIAHTYLLYPFWLSWKAKGKSLSRDVFAPDEELPEIVVLMAVFNEEKVIAKKLESIFDTTYPHQKLHVWIGSDNSTDSTHQILDNYSHQFKNIKLRIYNGRNGKPKILNQVMSDHADILPSNSILVLTDANVLFTRELLYHLAKHFKRPDVGIVGANVLNIGVKDVGISFQEMWYIRRENVLKHYESIIGGAMMGAFGACYAMKSSLFEPIPDNFIVDDFYLTLTVLEKGFLSIKELKAVCYEDVSDDLTEEYRRKKRISAGNFQNLKRFSHLLLPGKGYLAFFFWSHKVLRWFTPLFLIITYIISAILTFRTNIYFLLFLLQSVSLLFWFADFCLGKFNINIRIFRFARYFYLMNLGLFIGLLKYLKGVKSNVWKPTKRNT; from the coding sequence TTGCTGCTATTACTACAAATTCTTTTTTGGGTCTCAGCGGCTGCCATTGCGCATACCTATCTCCTTTACCCATTTTGGTTGTCATGGAAAGCAAAAGGAAAATCCCTTAGCCGGGATGTTTTTGCTCCTGATGAAGAACTACCCGAAATTGTGGTTTTAATGGCAGTGTTCAATGAAGAAAAGGTCATTGCTAAAAAACTGGAAAGTATTTTCGATACTACTTATCCTCATCAGAAATTGCATGTTTGGATTGGCTCTGACAATTCAACAGATTCCACACATCAAATTCTTGACAACTATTCTCATCAATTCAAAAACATAAAATTACGGATTTATAATGGCCGTAATGGTAAGCCAAAGATACTTAACCAGGTCATGTCTGATCATGCAGATATACTTCCATCCAATAGCATCTTAGTGCTGACAGATGCAAATGTATTGTTTACCCGCGAACTGCTTTATCATTTAGCTAAACATTTTAAAAGGCCTGATGTGGGAATTGTCGGCGCTAATGTCTTAAACATAGGGGTAAAAGATGTTGGAATTTCATTTCAGGAAATGTGGTATATCAGACGTGAAAATGTATTGAAGCACTACGAAAGTATTATCGGCGGCGCAATGATGGGAGCTTTTGGAGCTTGTTATGCCATGAAAAGCAGTTTATTTGAACCCATTCCCGATAATTTTATAGTAGATGATTTCTACCTGACTCTTACAGTACTTGAAAAAGGGTTTCTTTCTATAAAAGAATTGAAAGCAGTTTGTTACGAAGACGTATCTGATGATTTAACAGAAGAATACCGACGTAAAAAACGTATTTCGGCAGGCAATTTTCAAAATCTTAAAAGGTTTTCTCACTTGCTGCTACCCGGTAAAGGGTATCTGGCTTTTTTCTTTTGGTCTCATAAAGTACTAAGGTGGTTTACCCCTCTATTTTTGATTATTACATACATTATTTCAGCAATTTTGACTTTCCGAACCAATATTTACTTCTTGTTGTTTTTACTCCAATCGGTTAGTCTGTTATTTTGGTTTGCAGATTTTTGTCTTGGTAAATTTAATATTAACATTCGTATTTTCCGTTTTGCCCGATATTTCTATCTGATGAATTTAGGACTGTTTATAGGGCTATTAAAATATTTAAAAGGAGTTAAAAGCAATGTTTGGAAACCCACAAAACGAAACACCTGA
- a CDS encoding glycosyltransferase, which translates to MHILQICKKNPFPVADGEAIAIWSITKELHRAGHEVTLLAMNTPKHNFNVDQLPEDFKSVAKFETVFINTNLNLFSAFKALLQNRSYNIKRFISQDFANKLTTLLKEQHFDIVLMEGIYLAPYLNLIKKIAPDTPVFMRTHNIEHLIWQRLAQEEKNIFKSIYLKILAKQFKSYEKKMLPEFDGLIPISPIDANILKQLGCHQKMMVLPAGVDTNNYPFLLPDQTPEATLFFIGSLDWLPNRQGLIWLFNEVLPIVRKTFPEVQLYVAGRNSPDSFKHQQIVGVNIVGEVPDAIRFMMNHTIMVVPLFSGSGMRVKIIEAMALGKPIVATSIAAEGIEYSDGKNILIADSAERFAENIIVLLKNKSFCNQISTNARNFALEYHDNNFLVKKLIAFFFVTV; encoded by the coding sequence ATGCATATTCTTCAAATTTGTAAAAAAAATCCTTTCCCGGTTGCAGATGGAGAAGCTATCGCAATATGGTCAATTACCAAAGAATTACACAGAGCAGGACATGAAGTTACTTTACTTGCAATGAACACACCAAAGCATAATTTTAACGTTGATCAACTGCCGGAAGATTTTAAATCAGTTGCTAAGTTTGAAACCGTTTTTATCAACACGAACCTGAATTTGTTTAGTGCATTTAAGGCACTTTTACAAAACCGCTCTTACAATATTAAGCGGTTTATCTCTCAGGATTTCGCCAATAAACTCACCACATTGCTGAAAGAACAACACTTTGATATTGTTCTGATGGAAGGTATTTATCTCGCTCCATATTTAAACCTCATAAAAAAAATTGCCCCGGATACCCCCGTGTTTATGCGCACCCATAATATTGAACATTTAATCTGGCAACGGTTAGCACAGGAAGAAAAAAATATCTTTAAAAGTATCTACCTCAAAATATTAGCAAAACAATTTAAGTCCTATGAAAAAAAGATGTTGCCAGAGTTTGACGGGTTAATTCCTATTTCACCAATTGATGCAAACATATTAAAGCAATTAGGCTGTCATCAAAAGATGATGGTTTTACCTGCCGGAGTTGATACAAATAATTACCCCTTTTTATTGCCGGATCAAACTCCCGAAGCAACGCTTTTTTTTATCGGCTCTCTCGATTGGCTTCCAAACAGGCAGGGGTTAATTTGGCTTTTCAACGAAGTTCTCCCAATAGTCCGAAAAACTTTTCCCGAAGTTCAACTTTATGTTGCCGGACGAAATTCACCCGATTCATTTAAACATCAACAAATAGTCGGAGTGAATATAGTTGGAGAGGTTCCCGATGCAATCCGGTTTATGATGAATCATACCATAATGGTAGTTCCTTTATTTTCTGGTTCCGGGATGAGAGTCAAAATTATAGAAGCAATGGCATTGGGAAAGCCTATCGTCGCAACAAGCATTGCTGCAGAGGGAATAGAATATTCAGATGGAAAAAACATTCTTATTGCAGATTCGGCGGAAAGATTTGCCGAAAACATCATTGTTTTGTTAAAAAATAAATCATTCTGTAATCAGATAAGCACGAATGCCCGTAACTTTGCCTTAGAATATCACGACAACAATTTTTTGGTCAAAAAGTTAATCGCTTTCTTCTTTGTAACTGTTTAG